A single region of the Pseudomonas mandelii genome encodes:
- a CDS encoding ABC transporter permease subunit has product MKRFGFSKFMLIFGLSFIYLPMLILVIYSFNASKLVTVWGGWSFKWYAGLLDNTQLMGSVVRSLEIACYTAIAAVALGTLAAFVLTRVTRFKGRTLFGGLVTAPLVMPEVITGLSLLLLFVAMAQLIGWPMERGIVTIWIAHTTFCAAYVAVVVSARLRELDLSIEEAAMDLGAKPFKVFFLITIPMIAPSLAAGGMMSFALSLDDLVLASFVSGPGSTTLPMEVFSAVRLGVKPEINAVASLILLAVSIVTFMVWYFSRRAEATRKRAIQEAMDQTASESWQQPEKRMVEATV; this is encoded by the coding sequence ATGAAACGCTTCGGATTTTCAAAGTTCATGCTGATTTTCGGCCTGTCGTTTATCTACTTGCCGATGCTGATTCTGGTGATCTACTCGTTCAACGCTTCCAAACTGGTGACGGTCTGGGGCGGCTGGTCGTTCAAGTGGTACGCCGGTCTGCTCGACAACACGCAACTGATGGGCTCGGTGGTGCGCTCGCTGGAAATCGCCTGCTACACGGCGATTGCGGCGGTGGCGCTGGGGACGTTGGCGGCATTCGTGCTGACTCGCGTGACGCGCTTCAAGGGTCGCACCTTGTTTGGCGGTCTGGTGACCGCGCCGCTGGTGATGCCGGAAGTCATCACCGGCCTGTCGCTGTTGCTGCTGTTCGTGGCGATGGCGCAGTTGATCGGCTGGCCGATGGAGCGTGGCATCGTCACCATCTGGATCGCCCACACCACGTTCTGTGCGGCGTACGTCGCGGTGGTGGTCTCGGCGCGTTTGCGTGAGCTGGATTTGTCCATCGAAGAAGCGGCGATGGACCTTGGGGCGAAGCCGTTCAAGGTGTTTTTCCTGATCACCATTCCGATGATCGCGCCGTCACTGGCGGCCGGCGGCATGATGTCGTTTGCCCTGTCGCTGGATGACCTGGTGTTGGCGAGTTTCGTCTCGGGGCCGGGTTCGACGACCTTGCCGATGGAAGTGTTCTCGGCGGTGCGTCTGGGAGTAAAGCCTGAGATCAACGCCGTGGCCAGCCTGATTCTGTTGGCCGTTTCGATCGTGACCTTCATGGTCTGGTACTTCAGCCGCCGTGCCGAAGCCACCCGCAAACGTGCGATCCAGGAAGCGATGGACCAGACCGCGAGCGAATCGTGGCAGCAACCTGAAAAGCGAATGGTGGAAGCGACGGTTTAG
- a CDS encoding helix-turn-helix domain-containing protein: MDSLITAAAHALAAGDPLGALNRVALRDDAPALALRGIAMAQLGDLVRAKALVRSAARAFGPKAPVARARCVVAEAEIALASRDLGWPVKALEAARVTLQAHGDGANAAHARYLQVRRLLLIGRLDEVDRLLAELDPAPLPPALRVVHELVVAGIAVRRLETRRARSALERAERAASDAGIPALTAEVEHAAQVLDTPAARLIARGEERPLRLDEVEALLSSPSLVVDACRCGVRGAGMSVSLAKRPVLFTLVRALAEAWPEDVARETLITQAFRQKLTDESHRARLRVEIGRLRKALKPLAGISATKRGFALQPESADDVVVLAWPVEEPQAALLAFLADGESWSSSALALALKASQRTVQRALDSLATAGKVQSFGRGRARRWMTPPLPGFATTLLLTAWVPGD; encoded by the coding sequence ATGGACTCACTGATCACCGCCGCAGCGCACGCACTCGCGGCGGGCGATCCCCTCGGTGCGCTGAACCGGGTTGCCTTGCGCGACGATGCCCCTGCGCTGGCGCTTCGCGGCATCGCCATGGCGCAATTGGGCGATCTGGTCCGGGCCAAGGCGTTGGTGCGCAGCGCCGCACGCGCCTTCGGTCCGAAAGCGCCTGTGGCCCGGGCGCGGTGCGTGGTCGCCGAGGCCGAAATCGCCCTGGCTTCACGGGATCTCGGCTGGCCGGTGAAGGCGCTCGAAGCGGCGCGAGTGACCTTGCAGGCGCATGGCGATGGCGCGAATGCGGCCCATGCGCGGTATTTGCAGGTTCGACGTTTGTTGTTGATCGGGCGTCTGGATGAAGTCGACCGTTTGCTCGCCGAGCTCGACCCCGCACCGCTGCCGCCGGCATTGCGCGTCGTTCATGAATTAGTGGTGGCCGGGATCGCCGTGCGGCGACTCGAAACAAGAAGGGCGCGGTCTGCGCTCGAAAGGGCCGAACGTGCGGCCTCAGACGCCGGTATTCCCGCGCTCACCGCCGAGGTTGAACACGCCGCTCAAGTCCTCGACACGCCCGCTGCGCGACTGATTGCCCGGGGTGAAGAACGCCCCCTGCGGCTGGATGAGGTGGAAGCATTGCTGAGTTCACCGTCTCTGGTCGTCGACGCGTGCCGATGCGGCGTGCGCGGCGCGGGGATGTCGGTGTCCCTGGCCAAACGACCGGTGTTGTTCACCCTCGTGCGGGCGTTGGCCGAAGCCTGGCCCGAGGATGTGGCGCGGGAAACACTGATCACCCAGGCCTTTCGCCAGAAGCTAACCGATGAATCTCATCGCGCCAGACTGCGCGTCGAAATCGGTCGGCTTCGCAAAGCGCTGAAACCCCTGGCCGGTATCAGTGCGACGAAACGCGGGTTTGCGCTGCAACCAGAGAGTGCTGATGACGTTGTCGTACTGGCGTGGCCCGTCGAAGAGCCCCAGGCGGCGCTGCTGGCCTTCCTGGCCGACGGCGAATCGTGGTCGAGTTCGGCGCTGGCCCTGGCGCTGAAGGCCAGTCAACGCACGGTGCAACGGGCCCTCGATTCGCTGGCAACCGCCGGCAAAGTGCAATCGTTTGGTCGCGGGCGCGCCCGACGCTGGATGACGCCGCCGCTGCCTGGATTCGCGACGACTTTGTTACTCACAGCTTGGGTGCCGGGTGACTAG
- the thpR gene encoding RNA 2',3'-cyclic phosphodiesterase encodes MTDESREPFKRLFFALNCPPEQRKAIAQWRSALELRSGRPVPAENFHLTLLFLGAVGVAQIGEICTAAGKVHIPGVPLRLALDRMEVWRRAGVLVLAPEQAPPELLRLVYALEQAMLPFGVEETPKAFRPHLTLMRDYRMPVPESAMPPEFFLRADRFVLFESHKGRYRALAEWPLAPA; translated from the coding sequence ATGACTGACGAATCCCGTGAACCGTTCAAGCGGCTGTTTTTCGCACTCAATTGCCCGCCGGAGCAGCGCAAGGCCATTGCTCAATGGCGCAGCGCCCTTGAGCTGCGCAGCGGGCGTCCGGTGCCGGCGGAAAACTTTCACCTGACATTGTTGTTTTTGGGGGCTGTCGGCGTGGCGCAGATTGGCGAGATCTGTACGGCGGCCGGGAAGGTCCACATACCGGGTGTACCGCTGAGGTTGGCGCTGGATCGAATGGAGGTCTGGCGCCGGGCAGGGGTGTTGGTCCTGGCGCCGGAGCAGGCACCGCCGGAGTTGTTGCGTCTGGTGTATGCGCTGGAACAGGCGATGTTGCCGTTTGGCGTTGAAGAGACGCCGAAGGCGTTTCGGCCGCACCTGACGTTGATGCGTGATTATCGAATGCCGGTGCCTGAGTCCGCGATGCCGCCCGAATTTTTCCTGCGGGCTGATCGCTTTGTCTTGTTTGAATCCCATAAGGGGCGGTATCGGGCGCTGGCGGAATGGCCGCTGGCCCCCGCATAA
- a CDS encoding ABC transporter permease subunit, with protein MPSGRKLVIGIPFLWLCLFFLLPFFLVMKISFSEAALAIPPYSEIYTFAEQKFQLLLNLGNYSLLTQDELYISAYFGSLKVAFLSTLMCLVIGFPMAYAITKANKETQNVLLLLIMMPTWTAILIRVYAWMGILSNNGLLNGFLMWTGLTDHPIEILNTNTAVYIGVVYAYLPFMVLPLYANLVKHDQSLLEAASDLGSSNFNNFWKITVPLAKNGIIAGCMLVFIPVVGEFVIPELLGGPETLMIGRVLWQEFFNNRDWPVASALAVVMLLILIVPILLFNRSQAKEMEARG; from the coding sequence ATGCCGAGTGGTCGAAAGCTCGTCATCGGGATTCCTTTCCTGTGGCTGTGCCTGTTTTTCCTGTTGCCGTTCTTCCTGGTGATGAAGATCAGCTTCTCGGAAGCGGCCCTGGCCATTCCTCCTTACTCCGAGATCTACACCTTCGCCGAGCAGAAATTCCAGCTGCTGCTGAACCTCGGCAACTACTCGCTGCTGACTCAGGATGAGCTGTACATCTCGGCCTACTTCGGCTCGTTGAAGGTCGCGTTTTTGAGCACATTGATGTGTCTGGTGATCGGTTTTCCGATGGCCTACGCGATCACCAAGGCCAACAAGGAAACGCAAAACGTTTTGCTGCTGCTGATCATGATGCCGACCTGGACCGCGATCCTGATCCGCGTGTATGCGTGGATGGGCATCCTGAGCAACAACGGTTTGCTCAACGGTTTTTTGATGTGGACCGGGCTGACCGATCACCCGATCGAGATCCTCAACACCAACACGGCCGTGTATATCGGTGTGGTTTACGCCTACTTGCCGTTCATGGTGCTGCCGCTGTACGCCAACCTGGTCAAGCACGATCAAAGCTTGCTGGAGGCGGCGTCGGATCTGGGTTCGAGCAACTTCAATAACTTCTGGAAAATCACCGTGCCGCTGGCCAAGAACGGGATCATTGCCGGTTGCATGCTGGTGTTCATTCCGGTGGTCGGTGAGTTCGTGATTCCGGAGCTGCTGGGCGGCCCTGAGACGCTGATGATCGGTCGCGTGCTGTGGCAAGAGTTCTTCAATAACCGCGACTGGCCGGTGGCGTCTGCCCTGGCGGTGGTGATGCTGTTGATCCTGATTGTGCCGATTCTGCTGTTCAACCGCAGCCAGGCCAAAGAGATGGAGGCACGGGGATGA
- a CDS encoding DUF1428 domain-containing protein, which yields MSYVDGFLAAVPTANREKFKKHAETAAVIFKECGALSVAECWGDDVPDGKVTSFPMAVKLKEDETVVFSWIIWPDKATRNAGMDKMMNDPRMQPDVNPMPFDGQRLVFGGFEMIVKA from the coding sequence ATGTCCTACGTTGATGGCTTCCTCGCTGCCGTGCCCACCGCCAACCGCGAAAAATTCAAGAAACACGCCGAAACCGCCGCCGTTATTTTCAAGGAGTGCGGCGCGCTCAGCGTCGCTGAATGCTGGGGCGACGACGTGCCGGACGGCAAAGTAACCTCGTTTCCCATGGCGGTGAAACTCAAGGAGGACGAAACCGTGGTGTTCAGCTGGATCATCTGGCCGGACAAGGCCACCCGTAACGCGGGCATGGACAAAATGATGAACGATCCGCGAATGCAGCCGGACGTCAATCCGATGCCCTTCGATGGCCAGCGCCTGGTCTTTGGTGGTTTTGAAATGATCGTGAAGGCCTGA
- a CDS encoding Vgb family protein, which translates to MKQSSAEIIHEYGPFPGVDAVHGVSYDGEHVWFASGEKLNALDPVSGKTPRSIDVAAHAGTAFDGRHLYQIAEDRIQKIDPSNGRVLGTIPAPGGGGDSGLAWAEGTLWVGQYRERKIHQIDPDTGKILRTIESNRFVTGVTWVEGALWHGTWEGEEGELRRVDPNTGEVLESLTLPTGVGVSGLESDGADRFFCGGGNSGKVRAVRRPA; encoded by the coding sequence ATGAAGCAATCATCTGCCGAGATCATTCACGAATACGGACCTTTTCCGGGCGTCGACGCCGTGCATGGCGTTTCTTATGACGGCGAGCATGTCTGGTTCGCCTCCGGAGAAAAACTCAACGCCCTCGACCCTGTAAGCGGTAAGACGCCTCGTTCCATTGATGTCGCCGCGCATGCCGGAACAGCCTTTGACGGCCGGCACCTGTACCAGATCGCCGAGGATCGCATTCAGAAGATCGATCCTTCGAATGGTCGTGTACTCGGCACCATTCCGGCGCCCGGCGGTGGGGGCGACTCAGGGCTCGCCTGGGCTGAAGGCACGCTTTGGGTGGGCCAGTATCGCGAACGCAAGATCCATCAAATCGACCCCGACACCGGCAAGATTCTTCGCACGATCGAGTCCAACCGGTTCGTCACCGGGGTGACCTGGGTGGAAGGCGCGCTCTGGCACGGCACTTGGGAAGGTGAGGAAGGTGAATTGCGGCGAGTAGACCCGAACACCGGCGAGGTGCTGGAAAGCCTCACGCTACCAACCGGTGTCGGCGTGTCAGGGCTTGAGTCCGACGGTGCGGACCGATTTTTTTGCGGCGGAGGCAATAGTGGAAAGGTGAGGGCCGTTCGTCGGCCCGCCTGA
- a CDS encoding polyamine ABC transporter substrate-binding protein yields MKMFGRTLLTLSLVGAIATVAQANDKVLRVYNWSDYIAPDTVKKFEDETGIRVTYDVFDSNETLEARLLAGKSGYDIVVPSNSFLAKQIKAGVYQELDKSKLSNWKNLNPVLLKNASASDPDNGHAFPYMWGSIGIGFNPAKVKEVLGANAPTNSWDLLFKPENAEKLKACGISFLDSPTEMLPAALHYLGYPVNSQDKAQIAEAEALFMKIRPSVAYFHSSKYISDLANGNICVAVGYSGDVLQAKARAQEAGDKVKIDYSIPKEGAGSFYDMVAIPKDAANVENAYLFMNFLMRPDIIAEITNNIGYSNANSAATPLVDEAIRDDPGSYPPQAVMATLYAIPDMPIGVQRVMTRGWTRVKLGK; encoded by the coding sequence ATGAAAATGTTTGGCAGGACTCTGCTGACACTGTCCTTAGTGGGCGCGATTGCCACCGTTGCCCAGGCCAATGACAAGGTTCTGCGCGTCTACAATTGGTCGGATTACATCGCCCCGGACACCGTCAAGAAGTTCGAAGACGAGACCGGCATCCGCGTGACCTACGATGTGTTCGACAGCAATGAAACCCTTGAAGCCCGCCTGCTCGCCGGTAAGTCCGGCTACGACATCGTGGTGCCGTCCAACAGTTTCCTGGCCAAGCAGATCAAGGCCGGGGTCTATCAGGAACTCGACAAGTCGAAGCTGTCGAACTGGAAAAACCTCAACCCGGTGCTACTGAAAAACGCGTCCGCCAGTGACCCGGATAACGGCCACGCTTTCCCGTACATGTGGGGTTCGATCGGCATTGGCTTCAACCCGGCCAAGGTCAAGGAAGTGCTCGGCGCCAATGCACCGACCAACTCCTGGGACTTGCTGTTCAAACCGGAAAACGCGGAAAAACTGAAAGCGTGCGGCATCAGCTTCCTCGACTCGCCTACCGAAATGCTCCCGGCGGCCCTGCACTACCTGGGATATCCGGTGAACTCCCAGGACAAGGCTCAGATCGCCGAAGCCGAAGCGCTGTTCATGAAAATTCGGCCGTCGGTGGCCTATTTCCATTCGTCGAAGTACATCTCCGACCTGGCCAACGGCAACATCTGCGTCGCGGTCGGTTACTCCGGGGACGTGCTGCAAGCCAAGGCGCGCGCCCAGGAAGCGGGCGACAAAGTGAAGATCGATTACAGCATTCCGAAAGAAGGGGCCGGCAGCTTCTACGACATGGTCGCGATCCCCAAGGACGCGGCGAACGTGGAGAACGCCTACCTGTTCATGAACTTCCTGATGCGCCCGGACATCATCGCCGAGATCACCAACAACATCGGCTACAGCAACGCCAATTCGGCGGCCACACCGTTGGTGGACGAGGCCATCCGGGATGATCCGGGGTCGTATCCGCCGCAAGCGGTCATGGCGACGCTGTATGCGATTCCGGATATGCCGATCGGCGTTCAGCGCGTGATGACTCGGGGCTGGACGCGAGTGAAACTCGGGAAATAG